A genomic stretch from Pseudomonas alkylphenolica includes:
- a CDS encoding penicillin acylase family protein: protein MAAPAFPPFLPRFGVAAAVFGVLALSGCQMGGYRDSVPPASGVQPLKGLAQNVSVRRNAMGMPLIESSNFHDALFALGYVHAGDRIGQMVGMRLLAQGRLAEIAGPDVLEVDRLMRGANLKQTANQLYADASPRLKRFFEVYARGVNAYLFRYRDRLPAPLAQSGYRPEYWKPEDSALIFCLYNFSQSVNLQEELAALTLAQKVGSDNLPWLLPSYPDEPLPTAEADKLKGLSLGNALTGLAPLSAASEQLAALNLLGTAGSSNWAIAPQRSRSGKSLLASDTLGAWAMTPVQIRAPKYQAAGVTIAGLPLLLSGYNGKLAWSASAVMADNQDLYLERLKREGSRLMYQADGKWLPALARNETFFVKGQRPQRETLYDTRHGTLLGQTQNASLGLGLALQLPQLKGDQSLDAFFNLSRAQNVERAFDNTREIGAAALNFVFADASNIGWQVSGRFPNRREGQGLLPSPGWDGRYDWDGYADPMLHPYDQDPPQGWLGNANQRSVPKGYGMQLSNSWYYPERAERLGQLAANGKHDSRSLITMQNDQTTLFAAKLKQMFEAPGMAQPLKQAIDALPGDQRSKAREAYTRLMAFDGRLSTTSADATLYELFLQESAKLTFLDELGPESSATWQAFVGNARLSYSAQADHLLGREDSPFWNDQRTAQQEDKPAILARSLAAAVTAGEAQLGNDRRAWQWGKLHQYRWPAATFHGLGDAVSRGPQASGGDHSTLNLAPYAWGKDFNAQLAPSLRMVVDFGQIEPLQLQSSSGQSGNPASPHFADGLDAWFKGRYMSLPLQPQNFDRAYGSKRLTLVPGK from the coding sequence ATGGCCGCGCCAGCCTTCCCCCCTTTCCTCCCCCGGTTCGGCGTAGCCGCAGCGGTGTTCGGCGTGCTTGCCCTGAGCGGCTGCCAGATGGGCGGCTACCGCGACAGCGTGCCACCGGCCAGCGGCGTACAACCCCTTAAAGGCCTGGCGCAGAACGTCTCGGTACGACGCAATGCCATGGGCATGCCGTTGATCGAAAGCAGCAACTTCCACGACGCCCTGTTCGCACTGGGCTATGTGCATGCCGGTGACCGCATCGGGCAAATGGTCGGCATGCGCTTGTTGGCCCAGGGTCGCCTGGCCGAGATTGCCGGCCCGGATGTGCTGGAAGTCGACCGGCTGATGCGTGGCGCCAACCTGAAACAGACCGCCAACCAGCTTTACGCCGATGCCTCGCCACGCCTCAAGCGCTTCTTTGAAGTCTATGCCCGTGGCGTCAACGCCTACCTGTTCCGCTACCGCGACCGGCTCCCGGCGCCGTTGGCGCAAAGCGGCTACCGCCCGGAATACTGGAAGCCTGAAGACTCGGCACTGATCTTCTGCCTGTACAACTTCAGCCAGTCGGTCAACCTGCAGGAAGAACTTGCTGCGTTGACCCTGGCGCAGAAAGTCGGCAGCGACAATCTGCCGTGGTTATTGCCCAGCTACCCTGACGAACCCCTGCCGACAGCTGAAGCCGACAAGCTCAAAGGCCTGAGCCTGGGCAACGCGCTGACCGGGCTGGCACCGCTGAGCGCCGCCAGCGAACAGTTGGCTGCCCTCAACCTGTTGGGCACAGCCGGTTCCAGCAACTGGGCGATTGCCCCGCAACGCAGCCGTAGCGGCAAGAGCCTGCTGGCCAGCGACACCCTCGGGGCCTGGGCAATGACGCCGGTGCAGATCCGCGCACCTAAATACCAGGCCGCGGGTGTCACCATTGCCGGCCTGCCACTGCTGCTTTCCGGCTACAACGGCAAACTGGCCTGGAGTGCCAGCGCGGTCATGGCCGATAACCAGGACCTGTACCTGGAACGCCTTAAACGCGAAGGCAGCCGCCTGATGTACCAGGCCGACGGCAAATGGCTGCCAGCCCTGGCGCGCAACGAAACCTTCTTCGTCAAGGGCCAGCGCCCACAGCGCGAAACCCTGTACGACACCCGTCATGGCACGCTGCTCGGCCAGACGCAGAACGCCAGCCTGGGCCTGGGCCTGGCCCTGCAACTGCCACAGCTCAAGGGCGACCAGAGCCTGGATGCATTTTTCAACCTGTCACGGGCGCAGAACGTCGAGCGTGCCTTCGACAACACCCGCGAAATCGGCGCCGCAGCGCTGAACTTCGTCTTCGCCGACGCCAGCAACATCGGCTGGCAGGTCAGCGGCCGCTTCCCCAACCGTCGTGAAGGCCAGGGGCTGCTGCCTTCGCCGGGCTGGGACGGGCGCTACGACTGGGATGGCTACGCCGACCCGATGCTCCACCCTTACGATCAGGACCCGCCGCAGGGCTGGCTTGGCAATGCCAACCAGCGCAGCGTGCCCAAAGGGTACGGCATGCAGTTGTCCAATAGCTGGTACTACCCCGAGCGCGCCGAGCGCCTGGGGCAGCTGGCCGCTAACGGCAAGCATGACAGCCGCAGCCTGATCACCATGCAAAACGACCAGACCACCCTGTTCGCCGCCAAACTCAAGCAGATGTTCGAAGCACCCGGCATGGCTCAGCCGCTGAAACAGGCGATCGACGCGTTGCCCGGCGATCAGCGCAGCAAGGCCCGTGAAGCCTATACGCGGCTGATGGCCTTCGATGGCCGCCTGAGTACCACCTCGGCCGACGCCACCCTGTATGAACTGTTCCTGCAGGAAAGCGCGAAACTGACCTTCCTCGATGAGCTCGGCCCGGAATCTTCGGCGACCTGGCAGGCCTTCGTCGGTAATGCGCGGTTGTCCTACTCGGCACAGGCCGATCATTTGCTCGGCCGTGAAGACAGCCCGTTCTGGAACGACCAGCGCACCGCGCAGCAAGAAGACAAACCAGCGATCCTCGCCCGCAGCCTGGCTGCAGCAGTCACTGCCGGTGAAGCGCAACTGGGCAATGACCGTCGCGCCTGGCAATGGGGCAAGCTGCACCAGTACCGCTGGCCGGCAGCGACCTTCCATGGCCTGGGTGATGCCGTCAGCCGTGGCCCGCAGGCCAGCGGCGGCGACCACAGCACCCTGAACCTTGCGCCCTATGCCTGGGGCAAGGATTTCAACGCCCAGCTGGCGCCGTCGCTGCGCATGGTGGTGGACTTCGGCCAGATCGAACCACTGCAACTGCAGAGCAGCAGCGGCCAGTCCGGCAACCCGGCCAGCCCGCACTTTGCCGATGGCCTGGACGCCTGGTTCAAGGGCCGTTACATGAGTTTGCCGCTGCAACCGCAAAACTTCGACCGCGCCTATGGCAGCAAGCGTCTGACCCTGGTGCCGGGCAAGTAA
- a CDS encoding SEC-C metal-binding domain-containing protein produces the protein MTQQPHVHGPDCNHDHDHHDHDHGHVHGPHCNHGHQEPVRNALKDVGRNDPCPCGSNKKFKKCHGA, from the coding sequence ATGACTCAACAACCCCATGTCCATGGCCCTGACTGCAACCACGATCATGATCATCACGACCATGACCACGGCCATGTTCACGGTCCGCACTGCAACCACGGTCACCAGGAGCCGGTGCGCAACGCCCTGAAGGACGTCGGCCGCAACGACCCGTGCCCATGCGGCAGCAACAAGAAGTTCAAAAAGTGCCACGGGGCCTGA